A single region of the Acidobacteriota bacterium genome encodes:
- a CDS encoding FAD-binding oxidoreductase: MTEARRKLCGWGYEGQGLTQAEAAAFRDRTAERFGTPLEPRASTPQVGDFDLRAPRLAPPASLEALFRSDPYERLLHAYGKSFPDAVRMFRRDVPEPPDLVAYPETTEDVVRILDWAGDAGAAVIPFGGGSSVVGGVEPAVGDSYAGAVTIDLMKLNRVLEVDRASRAARIQGGARGPHIEAQLREHGLTLRHFPQSFEHSTLGGWIATRSGGHFASLYTHIDDFVEATTTVTPQGTMETRRLPGSGAGPSPDRMVIGSEGILGVITEAWMRLQDRPTYRGSAAVHFADYASAAEAVRMLAQSGLYPSNCRLIDAQETATAGAGDGSTSLLVLGFESADHPVDAWMKRALELTADCGGDHSASAGRSHREGAAGAWRDAFIKGPYFREVGVPLGLIGDTFETAITWDRFADFHARIMARTPEILEQATGRPGRVTCRFTHVYPDGPAPYFTFSALGDWDRLADQWREIKLAANEAVVDAGGTVTHHHAVGRDHRPAGYDRQRPDVFARALAGAKAAVDPDGLMNPGVLIDPRGRAVGVTGSMAP; encoded by the coding sequence GTGACGGAAGCAAGACGCAAGCTCTGCGGTTGGGGGTACGAGGGTCAGGGGCTCACGCAGGCGGAGGCGGCCGCCTTCCGCGACCGCACTGCGGAGCGCTTCGGCACCCCGCTTGAACCTCGGGCAAGCACTCCTCAGGTCGGCGACTTCGACCTCCGCGCGCCCCGCCTGGCGCCGCCCGCATCGCTTGAGGCCCTGTTCCGCAGCGACCCGTACGAGCGCCTCCTCCACGCCTACGGCAAGTCCTTCCCGGATGCGGTGCGGATGTTCCGGCGCGATGTGCCGGAGCCTCCCGATCTCGTTGCCTACCCCGAGACGACGGAAGACGTCGTCCGCATCCTCGACTGGGCCGGCGATGCCGGCGCGGCGGTGATCCCCTTCGGCGGTGGTTCGAGCGTGGTCGGCGGTGTCGAGCCGGCGGTCGGCGACAGCTATGCCGGCGCGGTGACGATCGATCTGATGAAGCTCAACCGGGTGCTCGAGGTCGACCGCGCGAGCCGGGCCGCGCGCATCCAGGGCGGCGCGCGTGGCCCACACATCGAGGCGCAGCTCCGTGAGCACGGCCTGACGCTGCGTCACTTCCCGCAGAGCTTCGAGCACTCCACCCTGGGCGGCTGGATCGCGACCCGCTCGGGCGGCCACTTCGCCAGCCTCTACACCCACATCGACGACTTCGTCGAGGCGACGACGACGGTCACGCCACAGGGCACCATGGAAACGCGGCGATTGCCAGGTTCGGGCGCCGGGCCCTCGCCCGACCGAATGGTCATCGGCTCGGAGGGCATCCTGGGGGTCATCACGGAGGCCTGGATGCGGCTCCAGGACCGGCCCACGTATCGCGGCTCGGCGGCAGTCCACTTCGCCGACTACGCGAGCGCGGCCGAGGCCGTGCGAATGCTGGCCCAGAGCGGGCTCTACCCCTCGAACTGCCGCCTGATCGACGCCCAGGAGACCGCCACCGCCGGCGCCGGCGACGGCTCGACCTCTCTGCTCGTCCTCGGCTTCGAGTCCGCCGATCACCCGGTCGACGCGTGGATGAAGCGGGCGCTTGAGTTGACGGCGGATTGCGGCGGCGACCACAGCGCCTCGGCCGGGCGGTCCCATCGCGAGGGCGCCGCCGGGGCCTGGCGCGACGCCTTCATCAAGGGGCCTTACTTCCGGGAGGTCGGCGTGCCCCTGGGGCTGATCGGCGATACCTTCGAGACCGCGATCACCTGGGACCGCTTCGCCGACTTCCACGCCCGGATCATGGCCCGGACCCCCGAGATCCTCGAGCAGGCGACCGGCAGGCCGGGACGCGTCACCTGCCGCTTCACCCATGTCTACCCGGACGGACCCGCCCCCTACTTCACGTTCTCGGCGCTGGGCGACTGGGATCGTCTCGCGGACCAGTGGCGTGAGATCAAGCTCGCCGCGAACGAGGCGGTCGTCGACGCCGGCGGCACGGTGACGCACCACCACGCCGTCGGCCGCGACCACCGGCCGGCCGGCTACGACCGCCAGCGCCCCGACGTCTTCGCCCGGGCACTCGCCGGCGCCAAGGCGGCGGTCGACCCCGACGGCCTGATGAACCCCGGCGTGCTGATCGATCCGCGCGGCCGCGCGGTCGGCGTCACCGGCTCGATGGCACCGTAG